TCCTTTTATTAGGACGAGAGTTTTTTATTTTATATAAAAGTTTTATTAAGTCATAGAACTTTATAATTTTAAAGTTAAATATTTAAATTATATTAAAATTTAAAGGAGGAATACTAATGAAAACCATGGAGGAACAAATTAAAATTATTCAAAAAGGTGCAGATGAAATTATAGGTCTTGAGGATTTAAAAGAAAAGCTTATAAATGCTGAAAAAGAAAATAGACAACTAATAGTAAAATTAGGACTAGATCCAAGTGCACCAGACATTCATCTAGGCCATACAGTAGTCTTAAGAAAGATAAAACAACTACAAGACTTAGGACACAAGGCAGTAATTATTATAGGTGATTTCACAGGAATGATTGGAGACCCTACAGGGAAATCAAAGGCTAGAAAGCCTCTTACTAGAGAACAGGTTATAGAAAATGCCAAAACTTATGAAACACAGATTTTTAAGGTTTTAGATAGAGATAAAACAGAAGTTAAATTTAATAGCCAATGGCTATCTGCCCTTAATCTCCAGAATGTAATTAGTTTAGCATCTACCATGACTGTTGCTAGAATGCTCGAGAGGGAAGATTTTAAAAAGAGATATGAAAATCATCAGCCAATAGCAATTCACGAATTCTTCTACCCATTAATGCAAGGCTATGATTCCATAGAAATTAAAGCAGACATCGAACTTGGAGGGACAGACCAAAGATTTAATGTGCTTATGGGAAGAATGCTCCAAAAAGAATACGGTCAAGATAGTCAAGCAATCATATTTATGCCACTATTAGAAGGAACTGATGGCGTGGATAAAATGAGTAAAAGCCTTGGAAACTACATTGGTATAGATGAATCACCAGAGGTAATGTACGAAAAATCCATGACTATTCCAGACGAATTAATTATTAAATACTACAATCTTGTGACAGATGTTCATCCAGATGAAGTTAAGAAAATAAACAGTGAATTAGAAAGTGGAAAAAATCCAAGAGATATTAAGATGAACTTAGCTAGAGAAATAGTTAGCTTATACCATGGAATTGAGCAAGCTAAAAAGGCAGAAGAGAGATTTATAAAAGTATTTAGCGAAAACCAAATTCCAGAAGATATAAATACCATAGAAGCTTCTAAAGAAAACTTTAACCTTCTAGATATCCTAGTTCAAAATAATATAGTAAAAAGTAAAAGTGAAGTAAGAAGACTTGCATCACAAGGTGGAGTGAAGATAAATGACGAAAAGGTAACAGAACTTACAGAATTAACTCCTAAAGAAGAAATGATAATAAAAATAGGTAAAAAAACTTTAGTGAAAATAATTTTAAAATAGGTAAAAATATATGGACGATGACTATTATTAAAACCTCCTTAAGTGTAAAACTTGAGGAGGTTTTTTGGTTTAATGTTTTTAAAAAGCTTTTTCCTAAATAAAACATTAACTATTAATAAATAATAAACATGTTTATTATTAGGTAATAAAATATATAAAAGAAAATATACCAAAATATTGCGGATTGTTGTTTAAAATGGTATTCTAATAATGTTAATAAAATATTAACGAAAAATCAAGGGGGGGAATAAAGTGTATAAAAATAAGAGTATAAGGAATTTAAGCCTAATACTTATCTTTGTTTATGTATTTAATACATTTTCATTTTCTGTTCATGAAGTATTTGCAAAAGAAGTTTTACCTTCTAAGAAAAATACAAATGAAAGAATAGAAGATAAGGCACAAGTATATGTTTATCCCAAAAAGCTTTTAGAACTATTAGATAAAAATGAAAAAACTACAGATAGTTCTAAAACAGATTTAAATAAGGGGAAGAACACAACAGTTAAAATTAACAATAATACAGAAGAGGATAAGAAAAAAAGTACACATAAGAATAACGCAAAAAATAGTACGAAGATTAAAAATAGTTCTAACCAGTTGCAAATAAAAAAGACTAATATCCAATTAAACAAGAGTGATATTAGTCAAATCAAATTAGATCCAAAAGAATTAAATGATGGAACTAAAATAAAAGTAGCGTATTCTAAATACATAGAACAATTAAAAAAGAATACTTTAGAAAATCGTAAAAAGGAAAAAGATTATTTAAAGGAACGAGATAGAAAAATAAAATTTAAACAAGGGAATGAAGAAAAAAGTAAAAAGGAAGAAAATGATAGAAGTGTAGATAAAGGAAACAAGGATGATAAAAAACAAGAGATAAAGGAAGAAAAAAATCAGGATAAACCTAATGAAGTTAAAGAAAAACGTGTAGATGCAAAAGAAAAGAATGATTCTCAAAGTAAAAGAACAGTTGATACTAAAGAAGAAAATAATAATAGTGAAGATTTAAATAAAGAAAATCTTAAAAAGGAACCTAACTTAGATTCAAATAAAGAAGTAGACAATACTAAAGTTGAAGCTAAAAAAACAGAGGATAGTAAGCCAATAAAGACTAAGGACACTGAAAATAAAGTAGAAGAAGAGGTTCAAGAAGAAAACAAAAAAGAAGAAGATAAGAAAGAAAATAGTAAAGATAATACAGAAAAGTTAGAAAAAAATCATGATGACTTAATAGATAACAATAATATCGATGAATTAAAAGATAAATACATAAAAACTGCACCATTAAATATAAAAGGTGAGGTTATCCAAGATAAGTTAAAAATAACTTGGGATGGAATAGAGAATGTTAACTCCTATGATTTATTGATAAATGACAAAATAGTACACATTAGTAATGTCACAGAATATATAAGCGAAACATTAAAGGAAGATAAGATATATTTAGTTAAAATAAGAGGGAAAAATGATGATATTTTAGGTCCATGGAGTCAAGAGTTAAACATATCAATAAAGATAGAAAATCCCAAATTGCCTAAGAATTTTAAGGTGGAATCTTCATCAAATGGTGTAAAGATTATTTGGGACAAGGTAGAAGGTTCAGAATCATATGATTTAGAAGTCAATGATAAAATAATAAATGTTCAAGGAGAAAATTGTTATACTATACAATTAAATGGAAGTAAAAGTTTGCATAGGGTTAGAGTAAGAGCTAAAAAATACTCATCTTACTATAGTGATTGGACAAGCTATATTAATCTAATAACTGCTAGTCTATCATTAAATGAAAATCTTACATTAACGGGAGATACTTATGTATGTAATAGTACAATAAGGCTTGATAATAAAACGTTAAATGTAAATGGAGATTTAAAACAGGACGGAGCCTCTATATATCTAGATAGAGGGAAATTAATAGTAGAAGGAAATTATGAATTAAAAGGTTCCTCATTGCTATATATGTTGGAAGAAGAAGATTATGTTCTAGTAAAAGGTAATTTTAGGACAGAGTCTACAGGAGATCAAGAGAATAAATTTAAAGCAGGAACTCTAGAAGTAAAAGGAGATTTTGTAAAAGAGGGCGGAAGCACATGGAGTTTTTATGCTAATGGAACACACAAAGTAGTATTAAGCGGGGGTAAAACTCAAAAAGTAATATTTAATAATCGTGATAATTCACAATTTAATATATTAGATACAATTGGTTCTGCAAAAGTAGAGTTTATAACACCTATAAAGCTAAAAAACCTTAAGAATATAAAAGGTGAAAATTTAAAAATAATACATTCAAATATAACTTTACAAGAAGATGAAGTTATAGATAGTAGTTGTGAATTAATAAATACAACAATAAATTTAAATGGAAAAGAGTTAAAAGTAAATGGAAGCTTAAAACAAGGCGAAAGTAATATATATATAGACAGAGGAAGACTAATAATAGATAAAAATTACGAATTAAAGGGTTCTTCACTCTTGTATATGTTACAGGAAGAATGTTATATACTAGTAAAAGGTAATTTTAGGACGGAGTCTATAGGAGATCAAGAGAATAAATTTAAAGCAGGAACTCTAGAAGTAAAAGGAGATTTTGTAAAAGAGGGCGGAAACAAATGGAGTTTTTATGCTAATGGAATGCACAAAGTAGTGCTAAGTGGAGATAAAATTCAAAAAGTAATATTTAATAATTGTGATAAATCACAATTTAATATACTAGATGTAAGTAATGCTAAAGAAGTAGATTTTGAGACATCTATAAAAGTTAGGTTTCTTAAAAATATAAGAGGAAGTAAGGTTACAATAAAGGATTCAAATATAAATTTAGATCAAAATGAAAATATAATAGGAGAATTTATATTTAATAATTGTACTATAAATATGAATGGGTATATCTTAAATATTAATAGTAAAGAGTTACAATTAATAAATACAATAATAAGAATTAATAATAAGGAATTAAAAATAAGTGGAAATCTAAAACAGGACGGAGGCTCCATATATCTAGATAGAGGGAAATTGATAATAGAAGGAAGTTATGAGTTAAAGGATTCCTCATTGCTATATATGTTGGAAGAAGAAGATTATGTTCTAGTAAAAGGTAACTTTAGGACTGAGTCTACAGGAGATCAAGAGAATAAATTTAAAGCAGGAACTTTAGAAGTAAAAGGAGATTTTGTAAAAGAGGGCGGAAACAAATGGAGTTTTTATGCTAATGGAACACACAAAGTAGTATTAAGCGGGGGTAAAACTCAAAAAGTAATATTTAATAACTGTGATAATTCACAATTTAATATATTAGATACAATTGGCTCTGCAAAAGTAGAGTTTATAACACCTATAAAGCTAAAAAATCTTAAGAATATAAAAGGTGAAAATTTAAAAATAATACATTCAAATATAACTTTACAAGAAGATGAAGTTATAGATAGTAGTTGTGAATTAATAAATACAACAATAAATTTAAATGGAAAAGAGTTAAAAGTAAATGGAAGCTTAAAACAAGGCGAAAGTAATATATATATAGACAGAGGAAGACTAATAATAGATAAAAATTACGAATTAAAGGGTTATTCACTCTTGTATATGTTACAGGAAGAATGTTATATACTAGTAAAAGGTAATTTTAGGACGGAGTCTATAGGAGATCAAGAGAATAAATTTAAAGCAGGAACTCTAGAAGTAAAAGGAGATTTTGTAAAAGAGGGCG
The nucleotide sequence above comes from Hathewaya histolytica. Encoded proteins:
- the tyrS gene encoding tyrosine--tRNA ligase, producing MKTMEEQIKIIQKGADEIIGLEDLKEKLINAEKENRQLIVKLGLDPSAPDIHLGHTVVLRKIKQLQDLGHKAVIIIGDFTGMIGDPTGKSKARKPLTREQVIENAKTYETQIFKVLDRDKTEVKFNSQWLSALNLQNVISLASTMTVARMLEREDFKKRYENHQPIAIHEFFYPLMQGYDSIEIKADIELGGTDQRFNVLMGRMLQKEYGQDSQAIIFMPLLEGTDGVDKMSKSLGNYIGIDESPEVMYEKSMTIPDELIIKYYNLVTDVHPDEVKKINSELESGKNPRDIKMNLAREIVSLYHGIEQAKKAEERFIKVFSENQIPEDINTIEASKENFNLLDILVQNNIVKSKSEVRRLASQGGVKINDEKVTELTELTPKEEMIIKIGKKTLVKIILK